One genomic region from Spirulina subsalsa PCC 9445 encodes:
- the tuf gene encoding elongation factor Tu — translation MARAKFERTKPHVNIGTIGHVDHGKTTLTAAITMALAAQGKAKARGYADIDAAPEEKARGITINTAHVEYETEDRHYAHVDCPGHADYVKNMITGAAQMDGAILVVSAADGPMPQTREHILLARQVGVPNLVVFLNKQDMVDDEELLELVELEVRELLSSYDFDGDNIPIVAGSALQAVEALTKNAKIAKGEDEWVDKILALMDEVDGYIPTPERDVDKPFLMAVEDVFSISGRGTVATGRIERGIVKVGETVEIIGIKDTSSTTVTGVEMFQKTLDQGMAGDNVGLLLRGVKKEEIERGMVIAKPGSITPHTLFEGEVYVLTKEEGGRHTPFFKNYRPQFYVRTTDVTGTIQDYTADDGGAVEMVMPGDRIKMTVELISPIAIETGMRFAIREGGRTIGAGVVSKIIK, via the coding sequence ATGGCACGCGCAAAATTTGAAAGGACTAAACCCCACGTTAACATCGGCACCATCGGTCACGTTGACCACGGTAAAACTACATTAACGGCTGCAATCACAATGGCTTTAGCGGCCCAAGGGAAAGCTAAAGCTCGGGGATATGCAGATATTGATGCGGCTCCCGAAGAAAAAGCCCGGGGGATTACAATTAATACCGCTCACGTGGAGTATGAAACCGAAGATCGCCACTATGCCCACGTGGACTGTCCGGGTCACGCTGACTATGTGAAAAACATGATCACTGGGGCGGCTCAAATGGACGGCGCGATTCTGGTGGTGTCTGCGGCCGATGGTCCGATGCCCCAAACTCGTGAACACATTCTGTTAGCCCGCCAAGTGGGTGTTCCTAACCTCGTTGTTTTCTTGAATAAGCAAGATATGGTGGACGACGAAGAGTTACTGGAACTGGTGGAATTGGAAGTGCGCGAACTTCTGAGCAGCTATGATTTTGATGGGGATAATATTCCTATTGTGGCGGGTTCCGCGTTACAAGCGGTGGAAGCCTTAACCAAAAACGCCAAAATTGCTAAGGGTGAAGACGAGTGGGTAGATAAAATCCTCGCTTTAATGGATGAAGTGGATGGTTATATCCCTACGCCCGAACGGGATGTTGATAAGCCCTTCTTGATGGCTGTTGAGGACGTATTCTCGATCTCCGGTCGGGGGACGGTTGCCACAGGTCGGATTGAACGGGGGATCGTGAAAGTTGGTGAAACCGTGGAAATTATTGGGATTAAAGACACCAGCAGCACTACGGTGACTGGGGTGGAAATGTTCCAAAAAACCCTAGACCAAGGGATGGCGGGGGACAATGTGGGTCTGCTGCTGCGGGGTGTGAAAAAAGAGGAAATTGAACGGGGGATGGTGATTGCTAAACCCGGTTCGATTACGCCTCATACCCTGTTTGAAGGGGAAGTGTATGTGCTGACTAAAGAAGAAGGCGGCCGTCACACTCCGTTCTTTAAAAACTATCGTCCTCAGTTTTATGTGCGGACGACGGATGTAACCGGAACGATTCAAGACTACACGGCCGATGATGGCGGCGCGGTGGAAATGGTGATGCCCGGGGACCGGATTAAAATGACGGTGGAATTAATTAGCCCCATTGCCATTGAAACCGGAATGCGCTTCGCTATTCGTGAAGGTGGCCGCACGATTGGTGCGGGTGTGGTTTCTAAAATCATCAAATAA
- the fusA gene encoding elongation factor G: MARTIPLERVRNIGIAAHIDAGKTTTTERILFYSGIVHKIGEVHDGNAVTDWMEQERERGITITAAAISTSWRDHKINIIDTPGHVDFTIEVERSMRVLDGVIAVFCSVGGVQPQSETVWRQADRYTVPRIAFINKMDRTGANFFKVYGQLKDRLRAHAVPIQIPIGAENEFKGIVDLVRMRAKLYNNDLGTEIEDGEIPEEVRDLAEEYRAQLLEAVAETDEELLEKYLAEEELTEDEIRAAIRKGTTTGGMVPVLCGSAFKNKGVQLLLDAVVDYLPAPIDVPAIKGVLPDNTEATRSASDEEPFAALAFKIMADPYGRLTFLRVYSGVLTKGSYVYNSTKEKKERISRLIVLKSNERIEVDALQAGDLGAAIGLKDTITGDTLCDENQPIILESLFIPEPVISVAVEPKTKQDMDKLSKALQSLSDEDPTFRVSTDPETNQTVIAGMGELHLEILVDRMLREFKVEANVGQPQVAYRETIRQNSHAEGKFIRQSGGKGQYGHVVLDLEPGEAGTGFEFVSKIVGGAIPREYVPAVEQGIKEACETGILAGYPLIDVKVTLVDGSYHDVDSSEMAFKIAGSMGLRNAVEKASPALLEPMMKVEVEVPEDFLGDVMGDLNSRRGQIEGMNSEDGLAKVSAKVPLAEMFGYATDIRSKTQGRGIFSMEFSHYDEVPRHVSEAIIAKSKGNA; this comes from the coding sequence GTGGCACGAACTATCCCGCTAGAGAGAGTTCGCAACATCGGGATCGCCGCCCATATAGATGCGGGCAAAACAACAACAACAGAGCGGATTCTATTCTATTCTGGAATCGTTCATAAAATCGGTGAAGTTCACGACGGAAACGCCGTGACAGACTGGATGGAACAAGAGCGGGAGCGGGGAATCACCATCACGGCTGCCGCGATTAGTACCAGTTGGCGCGACCATAAGATTAATATTATTGATACACCCGGTCACGTGGATTTCACCATCGAAGTAGAACGCTCCATGCGTGTTTTAGATGGTGTAATCGCTGTATTCTGTTCCGTGGGTGGAGTCCAGCCCCAATCTGAAACCGTTTGGCGACAAGCGGATCGTTATACTGTTCCCCGGATTGCCTTCATCAACAAAATGGATCGCACCGGAGCGAACTTCTTTAAAGTTTATGGGCAACTGAAAGACCGTCTGCGCGCTCATGCCGTTCCCATTCAGATTCCCATTGGGGCGGAAAACGAATTCAAAGGGATTGTAGACCTCGTGCGGATGCGCGCCAAGCTCTACAACAATGATCTGGGGACGGAAATTGAAGATGGCGAGATTCCCGAAGAGGTGCGAGATCTCGCCGAAGAGTATCGCGCTCAACTGTTAGAAGCCGTCGCCGAAACCGACGAAGAACTATTAGAGAAATACCTAGCCGAAGAAGAACTCACCGAGGACGAGATTCGGGCTGCCATTCGCAAAGGCACCACCACAGGCGGGATGGTTCCCGTCCTCTGTGGTTCTGCCTTTAAAAACAAAGGAGTTCAACTCTTGCTGGATGCGGTGGTGGATTATCTTCCCGCCCCCATCGACGTACCCGCCATTAAAGGGGTGCTACCGGATAACACCGAAGCCACCCGCTCCGCCAGTGATGAGGAGCCTTTCGCCGCTCTAGCCTTCAAGATTATGGCTGACCCCTATGGTCGTCTGACCTTCTTGCGGGTGTATTCTGGGGTCTTAACCAAGGGAAGTTATGTCTACAACTCCACTAAAGAGAAGAAAGAGCGGATTTCTCGCCTGATTGTCTTAAAATCCAACGAACGGATTGAAGTAGACGCACTGCAAGCGGGAGACTTAGGGGCTGCCATTGGTTTGAAAGATACCATCACCGGGGATACCCTCTGTGATGAAAACCAGCCGATTATTCTGGAATCCCTCTTCATTCCTGAACCTGTGATTTCCGTAGCGGTTGAACCCAAAACCAAGCAGGATATGGATAAATTATCCAAAGCCCTGCAATCCCTATCCGATGAAGATCCCACCTTCCGCGTCAGCACCGACCCGGAAACCAATCAAACCGTAATTGCCGGGATGGGGGAACTCCACCTAGAGATTCTCGTAGACCGGATGTTACGGGAATTCAAAGTGGAGGCCAACGTCGGACAACCCCAAGTGGCGTATCGGGAAACCATTCGCCAGAACTCCCACGCCGAGGGTAAATTCATCCGCCAAAGTGGTGGGAAAGGGCAGTATGGTCACGTTGTCCTTGACCTCGAACCTGGAGAAGCAGGGACAGGTTTCGAGTTTGTTTCTAAGATTGTCGGTGGTGCAATTCCCCGGGAATATGTCCCCGCTGTGGAACAAGGCATTAAAGAAGCTTGCGAAACTGGGATTTTAGCAGGTTATCCCCTAATTGATGTTAAAGTCACCTTAGTGGATGGGTCTTACCATGATGTGGACTCTTCCGAAATGGCTTTCAAAATTGCTGGGTCAATGGGTCTGCGAAATGCCGTGGAAAAAGCTTCTCCTGCCTTACTTGAACCGATGATGAAGGTTGAGGTTGAAGTCCCCGAAGATTTCTTAGGAGATGTGATGGGTGACTTGAACTCTCGCCGAGGCCAAATCGAAGGAATGAATTCCGAAGATGGTCTTGCCAAAGTTTCTGCTAAAGTACCCCTGGCGGAAATGTTTGGCTATGCTACGGACATCCGCTCCAAGACTCAAGGACGCGGTATCTTTTCGATGGAATTTAGCCACTATGACGAGGTTCCTCGCCATGTGTCTGAAGCCATCATTGCTAAAAGCAAAGGGAACGCATAA
- the rpsG gene encoding 30S ribosomal protein S7: MSRRTVVKKREVPPDPVYNSRLISMTVRRIMRHGKKSLASRLVYDALKIVGERTGNDPIEVFEQAIRNLTPLVEVKARRVGGATYQVPMEVRPNRGTTLALRWLSQYSRQRSGRTMAIKLANEIMDAANETGGAIRKREETHRMADANKAFAHYRY; encoded by the coding sequence ATGTCTCGTCGCACCGTAGTCAAAAAACGCGAAGTTCCCCCGGATCCCGTATATAACAGCCGACTCATTAGCATGACTGTGCGGCGGATCATGCGTCACGGCAAAAAATCCCTCGCCTCCCGCCTCGTCTACGATGCCCTGAAAATCGTTGGGGAACGCACAGGCAACGATCCCATCGAAGTCTTTGAACAGGCCATCCGCAACCTAACCCCCTTGGTTGAAGTCAAAGCCCGTCGGGTCGGGGGTGCGACCTATCAAGTACCGATGGAAGTTCGTCCCAATCGTGGCACAACCTTGGCTTTACGTTGGTTATCGCAATATTCGCGGCAACGGTCTGGTCGCACCATGGCAATCAAACTCGCCAACGAAATTATGGACGCGGCCAACGAGACAGGTGGAGCCATTCGTAAGCGGGAAGAAACCCACCGCATGGCAGACGCCAACAAAGCCTTTGCCCACTATCGCTATTAA
- the rpsL gene encoding 30S ribosomal protein S12, with amino-acid sequence MPTIQQLIRSERSVAKKKTKSPALKECPQRRGVCTRVYTTTPKKPNSALRKVARVRLTSGFEVTAYIPGIGHNLQEHSVVLIRGGRVKDLPGVRYHIIRGTLDATGVKDRRQGRSKYGTKRPKE; translated from the coding sequence ATGCCAACTATTCAGCAACTGATTCGGAGTGAACGCTCCGTTGCCAAAAAGAAAACCAAATCACCCGCCCTCAAAGAATGTCCTCAGCGTCGGGGCGTTTGCACAAGGGTGTACACCACCACCCCCAAAAAACCGAACTCCGCCCTGCGGAAAGTCGCACGGGTTCGTCTAACCTCCGGTTTTGAAGTGACCGCCTACATTCCGGGCATTGGACACAACCTCCAAGAACACTCCGTTGTTTTAATTCGTGGGGGACGGGTCAAAGACCTCCCCGGTGTTCGTTACCACATCATTCGTGGCACCCTAGACGCAACTGGGGTTAAAGATCGTCGTCAAGGTCGTTCCAAATACGGCACCAAGCGACCCAAAGAATAA
- a CDS encoding HesB/IscA family protein, translating into MITLTESAAKEIRRLQATQTPSSPSPQLALRIQVKPGGCAALYYDLSFALSQQDGDQTYESQGIEICVDAESDRHIQGLRLDYSEDLMGGGFRFHNPNALNTCGCGHSFSPSP; encoded by the coding sequence ATGATTACCCTAACCGAAAGCGCCGCCAAGGAAATTCGCCGCTTACAGGCGACCCAAACCCCCTCCAGCCCAAGCCCCCAGCTAGCTCTCCGCATCCAAGTTAAACCCGGGGGCTGTGCCGCCTTATACTATGACCTCAGCTTCGCCCTCTCCCAACAAGACGGGGATCAAACCTACGAGAGCCAAGGGATTGAGATTTGTGTTGATGCCGAAAGCGATCGCCACATCCAAGGCCTCCGTCTCGACTACTCAGAAGACCTCATGGGCGGCGGTTTTCGCTTCCACAACCCCAACGCCCTCAACACCTGCGGCTGTGGTCATTCCTTTTCCCCCTCCCCCTAA
- a CDS encoding phosphomannose isomerase type II C-terminal cupin domain has translation MVQAKEAITFPLTSTSSPQNNITTQRPWGSFTVLEDAVGYKIKRIEVKPGHRLSLQMHHHRSEHWIVVSGTAKVTCGDKVEILTSNQSTYVPQCTAHRLENPGVINLVIIEVQNGEYLGEDDIIRFQDDYKRN, from the coding sequence ATGGTTCAAGCCAAAGAAGCCATTACCTTCCCTCTCACGTCCACCTCATCCCCTCAAAACAACATCACCACCCAACGACCTTGGGGATCCTTCACCGTCCTAGAAGATGCCGTAGGCTACAAAATCAAACGGATTGAAGTTAAACCCGGTCATCGTCTCAGCCTGCAAATGCACCACCACCGCAGCGAACACTGGATTGTTGTATCCGGCACCGCTAAAGTAACCTGTGGCGACAAAGTGGAAATTTTGACCAGCAATCAATCCACCTACGTCCCCCAATGTACCGCCCATCGTCTCGAAAACCCCGGCGTGATCAATTTGGTGATTATTGAAGTGCAAAATGGGGAATACTTAGGAGAAGATGATATTATCCGCTTCCAAGACGACTACAAGCGGAATTAA
- the codA gene encoding cytosine deaminase: METPFYDLLIRNGRLLGESQLMNIGIVGGQISTIAPHLPHQATETIDVQGKFVSAPFVESHVHLDSAGTVGEPRWNESGTLFEGIQIWGDRKKDLTPEDVKERALKTLRQQASQGVLWVRSHVDVSEPSLRALKALLEVRESVKSWMTLQVVAFPQDGIYSRPENERLLEQALEMGADAVGGIPHYELTREDGVKSVERVFELAQKYDRLIDVHCDEIDDEQSRFLEVVAACAIRTGLGKKVTASHTTAFGSYNNAYAYKLMGFLDRSQINFIANPLINITLQGRTDTYPKRRGVTRVKELWQRGLNVSLGHDCIQDPWYSLGMGNMLEVASMAIHICQMTGRLEIDACYDMVTKNGAKTLNCGGDYGVEVGKPANLIVLDAESPYEAICKRATVVYVVAQGKLLAVTTAPQVKWLG, from the coding sequence ATGGAAACGCCGTTTTATGACCTGTTAATCCGCAATGGGAGACTCTTGGGGGAGTCTCAACTGATGAATATTGGCATTGTGGGGGGACAAATTAGCACCATTGCGCCCCATCTGCCCCACCAAGCCACCGAAACCATTGATGTACAAGGAAAGTTCGTCTCTGCGCCTTTTGTGGAGTCTCATGTGCATCTGGATTCGGCCGGGACTGTTGGGGAGCCGCGGTGGAATGAAAGCGGCACCTTGTTTGAGGGGATTCAAATTTGGGGCGATCGCAAAAAAGATTTAACCCCAGAAGATGTCAAGGAACGCGCCCTCAAAACTCTACGCCAACAGGCCAGCCAAGGGGTGTTATGGGTGCGAAGCCATGTAGATGTCAGTGAACCCAGTTTAAGGGCGTTAAAGGCCCTGCTAGAGGTGCGAGAATCGGTTAAATCTTGGATGACCCTGCAAGTAGTGGCTTTTCCCCAAGATGGCATTTATAGTCGTCCTGAGAATGAGCGTTTATTAGAACAAGCATTAGAAATGGGGGCGGATGCGGTGGGGGGAATTCCTCACTATGAATTGACCCGAGAAGATGGGGTAAAATCTGTCGAGCGGGTGTTTGAATTGGCTCAAAAGTATGACCGTTTAATTGACGTTCATTGTGATGAAATTGACGATGAGCAATCCCGTTTTTTAGAAGTCGTGGCAGCCTGTGCCATTCGGACGGGTTTAGGAAAAAAAGTCACGGCAAGCCATACGACGGCTTTCGGGTCTTATAATAACGCCTATGCTTATAAATTAATGGGCTTTTTAGACCGCAGTCAAATTAATTTTATTGCCAATCCTTTGATTAATATTACCCTACAAGGTCGCACGGACACTTATCCTAAGCGGCGGGGAGTGACGCGGGTTAAGGAGCTTTGGCAACGGGGTTTAAATGTGAGTTTAGGCCATGATTGTATTCAAGATCCTTGGTACAGTTTGGGAATGGGAAATATGTTAGAAGTAGCAAGCATGGCTATTCACATTTGTCAAATGACCGGCCGTTTGGAGATTGACGCTTGTTATGATATGGTGACAAAAAATGGGGCAAAAACGCTCAATTGTGGTGGAGATTATGGGGTAGAAGTGGGGAAACCTGCTAATTTAATTGTTTTGGATGCTGAGAGTCCCTACGAGGCCATTTGTAAACGGGCAACGGTGGTTTATGTGGTCGCCCAAGGCAAGTTATTAGCAGTGACTACAGCGCCTCAAGTGAAGTGGTTAGGTTGA
- the coaD gene encoding pantetheine-phosphate adenylyltransferase produces MIKVRDLPENSPVRAIYPGSFDPITLGHLDIIERGSKLFDAVVVAVLCNPSKKPLFPVSQRMEQIRICTQHIPNIEIDSFDGLTVEYARLQGATALLRGLRVLSDFEKELQMAHTNKTLMDEIETVFLATSNQYSFLSSSVVKEVAQFGGAIDHLVPENVAHNIYQCYNKTPPGAVSSTMSSLTTTNRKL; encoded by the coding sequence ATGATCAAAGTACGCGATTTACCCGAGAATAGCCCTGTGAGAGCCATTTATCCCGGTAGCTTTGACCCCATTACCCTAGGACACCTTGATATTATCGAACGTGGATCAAAATTATTTGATGCCGTCGTGGTGGCCGTCCTGTGTAATCCTAGCAAAAAGCCCCTTTTCCCCGTCAGTCAACGCATGGAGCAGATTCGGATCTGTACCCAACACATCCCCAACATTGAGATCGACAGTTTTGATGGCTTAACGGTAGAATATGCGCGACTCCAGGGGGCGACGGCGCTATTGCGAGGCTTAAGGGTGTTATCAGACTTTGAGAAAGAACTCCAGATGGCGCATACTAATAAAACCCTTATGGACGAAATCGAAACCGTGTTTCTGGCGACATCGAACCAGTATAGTTTTTTAAGTAGTAGTGTGGTGAAGGAAGTTGCTCAGTTTGGCGGCGCGATTGATCACCTCGTCCCCGAGAATGTTGCTCATAATATCTACCAATGCTACAACAAGACCCCCCCCGGAGCAGTGTCGAGTACGATGAGTTCATTGACTACAACGAACCGGAAACTGTGA
- a CDS encoding TIGR04168 family protein, whose amino-acid sequence MSNGSHGLQFRQGVPQSLTIAVIGDIHEQWEMEDNEALEHLGVDLALFVGDFGNESLPVVRRIAQLGIPYAAILGNHDAWYTASEWGRKKSPYDHRLEDRVQAQLDLLGEAHVGFGKRDFPQLGVSVVGSRPFSWGGQDWKNDRFYRERYGIENFHQSAQCIMAAAQGTACETVIFLGHNGPLGLGDRAEDICGRDWQPLGGDFGDPDFAEAIAHTQTSGKNVPLITFGHMHHNLRHTKARLRTPIKERHHTVYLNAASVPRIRTRTALFNPAQSSRLSNFSLVRLEQQKVRQVSLIWADCEGNIDEQIPLYEAPSLADIKASSMS is encoded by the coding sequence ATGAGCAACGGGAGTCACGGGTTACAGTTTAGGCAAGGAGTTCCTCAATCTTTAACCATTGCGGTAATCGGAGATATTCATGAGCAGTGGGAAATGGAGGATAATGAGGCTCTAGAGCATTTGGGGGTCGATTTGGCGTTGTTTGTGGGGGATTTTGGCAATGAATCCCTCCCGGTGGTGCGTCGTATTGCTCAATTGGGGATTCCCTATGCCGCGATTCTGGGGAATCATGATGCGTGGTATACGGCATCAGAATGGGGTCGCAAGAAGTCTCCCTATGATCATCGTCTTGAAGACCGGGTGCAAGCGCAATTAGACCTACTAGGGGAGGCTCATGTAGGCTTTGGGAAACGGGATTTTCCTCAGTTGGGGGTGTCGGTGGTGGGGAGTCGTCCCTTTAGTTGGGGGGGGCAGGATTGGAAAAATGACCGTTTTTATCGGGAACGCTACGGGATTGAGAATTTTCACCAGTCGGCTCAGTGTATCATGGCGGCAGCACAGGGGACGGCTTGCGAGACGGTGATTTTTTTGGGACATAATGGGCCTTTGGGTTTAGGCGATCGCGCTGAGGATATTTGTGGACGGGATTGGCAACCGTTGGGCGGGGATTTCGGCGATCCTGATTTTGCGGAGGCGATCGCCCATACTCAAACCAGCGGCAAAAATGTTCCCCTCATCACCTTCGGTCATATGCACCACAATCTACGCCACACGAAAGCCCGCCTACGCACCCCCATTAAAGAACGCCATCATACCGTTTATCTCAATGCCGCCTCAGTTCCCCGCATTCGCACCCGCACCGCCCTATTTAACCCCGCCCAAAGTAGCCGTCTGAGCAATTTTTCCCTTGTGAGATTAGAACAGCAAAAAGTCCGTCAAGTGTCTTTAATTTGGGCAGACTGTGAGGGAAATATTGATGAACAAATCCCCCTCTATGAAGCTCCTTCTCTAGCAGATATTAAGGCCTCTTCGATGAGTTAG
- a CDS encoding polyphosphate kinase 2 family protein produces the protein MKKTQIPSFIVPPNSTVSLTKDYQTDFTPSGLKKREGRALLAQIVEKLSDLQGRLYAQDTYGVLILFQALDAAGKDSTIKHVMSGINPQGFQVFSFKQPSAEELDHDYLWRYFKALPERGRIGIFNRSYYEDVLVTRVHPELIDKQKLPPLAKGDGIWERRFRQINNFEQYLVENGIVVIKFFLYVSKEEQKRRFFRRIERKDKNWKFSENDVKERAYWDSYIYAYEEVFNYTSTEFAPWHIIPADHKWFSRLTVGQIIYNYLDRLGLHYPVVTEEHKKHIAHAQKMLEQEQD, from the coding sequence ATGAAAAAAACACAAATTCCCTCCTTTATCGTTCCCCCTAACAGCACCGTCTCCCTCACGAAAGACTATCAAACGGATTTTACTCCAAGCGGCCTGAAAAAACGAGAAGGGAGAGCATTACTGGCGCAAATTGTCGAGAAGCTTTCGGACTTACAGGGCAGACTCTACGCCCAAGATACCTATGGGGTTTTGATTTTATTCCAAGCGCTGGACGCGGCCGGGAAGGACAGCACAATTAAGCACGTCATGTCTGGGATTAATCCCCAAGGCTTTCAGGTGTTTAGTTTTAAACAACCGTCGGCGGAAGAGTTAGATCATGATTATTTGTGGCGTTATTTTAAAGCTTTGCCGGAACGGGGACGCATTGGTATTTTTAACCGTTCTTACTACGAAGATGTGTTAGTGACTCGGGTTCATCCTGAGTTAATCGACAAGCAGAAATTACCCCCTCTTGCCAAGGGTGATGGCATTTGGGAGCGGCGTTTTCGACAGATTAATAATTTTGAACAGTATTTAGTTGAAAATGGAATTGTGGTGATTAAGTTCTTTTTGTATGTGTCGAAAGAAGAACAAAAACGGCGGTTTTTTCGACGGATTGAGCGGAAGGATAAGAACTGGAAGTTTTCGGAAAATGATGTAAAGGAACGAGCGTATTGGGATTCTTATATTTATGCTTACGAGGAGGTATTTAACTACACCAGCACGGAATTTGCGCCTTGGCATATTATCCCGGCGGATCATAAATGGTTTTCTCGCCTTACGGTGGGTCAAATTATTTATAATTACCTAGACCGTTTAGGTTTACATTATCCTGTGGTGACGGAGGAACATAAAAAACACATTGCTCATGCTCAAAAGATGTTGGAACAAGAGCAAGATTGA
- a CDS encoding bifunctional aldolase/short-chain dehydrogenase, which yields MQSLWTAEEAAQYQTDLALRVYTSQLLGREPSLVLHGGGNTSVKVREQNLLGEEEDILYVKGSGWDLATIQEAGFAPVRMPHLLKLAQLEQLSDPQMVNELKTQMTRATAPSPSVETILHAILPYKYVDHTHADAVITVTNTATGLERVQEIYGDRVVIIPYVMPGFDLARECARRFKAQAGPQTIGMVLMNHGIFSFGETAQESYERMIELVSWAEDYITRQGGTLPPVTQEVPETSLAADLATCRQQLSQAAGFPVILSTTRTAKTLHFAQREDIGDISQQGPATPDHVIRTKRLPLVGRDIAAYAAAYEGYFRAHASAELKMLDPIPRVILDSEWGLCTVGKTIKEAAIVADIYDHTMDIIAASTQLGGYQALPAKDIFAVEYWDLEQAKLRKGGNPPPFTGEVAWVTGAASGIGKACVESLLKRGAAVVGLDLNPAIESLWERPDFCGVACDVTDLDQVMQAVERGVRRFGGMDMLVLNAGIFPGGCAIANLSDSEWRKVLSVNLDANLALMREAHPYLKLAPQGGRVVVIGSKNVPAPGPGAAAYSASKAALNQLMRVAALEWGKDNIRINSVHPNGVFDTQIWTEEVLANRAQHYGLTVEAYKTNNVLGVEVTSHSVAEVVAELCGDLFAKTTAAQIPIDGGNERVI from the coding sequence ATGCAAAGTCTTTGGACGGCCGAAGAAGCGGCACAATATCAAACGGATTTAGCCTTACGGGTTTATACTTCTCAACTGTTGGGACGAGAGCCATCCTTAGTGCTGCATGGGGGGGGCAATACTTCCGTTAAGGTGCGGGAGCAAAACCTACTGGGGGAAGAAGAGGACATTCTCTATGTTAAAGGGAGTGGGTGGGATTTGGCGACCATCCAAGAGGCGGGTTTTGCTCCGGTGCGGATGCCCCACTTGCTCAAATTAGCGCAATTAGAGCAGCTTTCTGACCCTCAGATGGTGAATGAGCTAAAAACCCAAATGACCCGGGCAACGGCTCCCTCGCCCTCGGTGGAGACGATTCTTCATGCTATCCTCCCCTACAAGTATGTGGATCATACCCATGCGGACGCGGTGATCACGGTCACGAATACGGCTACAGGTTTAGAACGGGTGCAGGAAATTTATGGCGATCGCGTTGTTATTATCCCCTATGTGATGCCGGGGTTTGATCTCGCCCGGGAATGTGCGCGCCGCTTCAAAGCCCAGGCCGGCCCCCAAACTATCGGTATGGTACTAATGAATCATGGAATTTTCTCCTTTGGGGAAACCGCCCAAGAATCCTACGAACGGATGATTGAGTTAGTCAGTTGGGCAGAGGATTATATTACCCGACAAGGGGGAACCCTCCCCCCCGTGACTCAAGAGGTGCCAGAAACCTCTCTCGCGGCCGATTTAGCCACCTGTCGTCAGCAACTCTCCCAAGCGGCTGGCTTTCCCGTGATTCTCTCCACCACCCGCACGGCGAAAACCCTGCACTTTGCCCAACGGGAGGATATTGGGGACATTTCCCAACAGGGTCCAGCCACTCCAGATCATGTGATTCGCACCAAACGTTTACCCCTCGTGGGGCGAGATATTGCCGCTTACGCGGCCGCCTATGAGGGCTATTTTCGCGCCCACGCCAGCGCCGAGTTGAAAATGTTAGATCCCATTCCCCGGGTGATTTTAGACTCAGAATGGGGCCTCTGTACCGTGGGAAAAACGATTAAAGAGGCGGCCATTGTGGCAGATATTTATGACCACACGATGGACATAATCGCCGCGTCCACCCAGTTGGGGGGCTATCAGGCACTCCCGGCGAAAGATATTTTTGCGGTGGAATATTGGGACTTAGAACAGGCGAAACTCCGTAAGGGCGGCAATCCTCCCCCCTTTACTGGGGAGGTGGCCTGGGTGACGGGGGCGGCTTCTGGGATTGGGAAAGCTTGCGTGGAATCCCTGTTAAAACGGGGGGCGGCCGTAGTTGGCTTGGATCTGAATCCGGCCATTGAGTCTCTTTGGGAACGTCCGGATTTTTGCGGGGTGGCCTGTGATGTGACGGATTTGGATCAGGTGATGCAGGCCGTAGAACGGGGAGTCCGGCGCTTCGGGGGGATGGATATGTTGGTGCTGAATGCGGGGATTTTTCCGGGGGGATGTGCGATCGCCAATCTCAGCGATAGTGAATGGCGCAAAGTCCTGTCCGTTAACCTCGATGCCAATTTAGCCCTGATGCGGGAAGCGCACCCCTACCTCAAACTCGCTCCCCAAGGTGGTCGAGTGGTGGTTATTGGCTCCAAAAATGTCCCCGCCCCCGGCCCCGGTGCGGCCGCCTATTCCGCCTCGAAAGCGGCCTTAAATCAACTGATGCGCGTGGCCGCCTTGGAGTGGGGGAAAGACAACATCCGCATTAATTCCGTCCATCCCAACGGAGTTTTTGATACCCAAATCTGGACAGAGGAAGTGTTAGCCAATCGAGCGCAACATTACGGTTTAACGGTAGAAGCCTATAAAACCAATAATGTTTTAGGGGTGGAAGTCACCAGCCATTCCGTGGCTGAAGTCGTGGCCGAACTGTGCGGCGATTTATTCGCTAAAACCACGGCCGCCCAGATCCCCATTGATGGGGGCAATGAGCGAGTAATTTAG